Proteins encoded together in one Telopea speciosissima isolate NSW1024214 ecotype Mountain lineage chromosome 4, Tspe_v1, whole genome shotgun sequence window:
- the LOC122659596 gene encoding uncharacterized protein LOC122659596, which yields MDIDWVDFLKGMVKPLMATAVVLMAVVLSMVQKLGLATEMGYSIARAFIQLSVIGFVLQFIFNQKNGSWIIAAYLFMVSVAGYTAGHSLAVASYSDTGSSGEKCARNQNFWNKSITCDSFSSSHPNNRNILKEVGSGFEVEQNRNWVLPTNCSTFAEVFYTSPFGFGLLCLVLIHSFFFLYLFFFFSRNLVSMQRAAVAESRADVWIQFEEGELQQRPSSAETHATWQMMHLSCSPPTHLTYTITRSYTLFPCGDDAKRETKLSIQSMNRDFTPYQFFEFLPMKNRRRIT from the exons ATGGATATCGATTGGGTTGATTTCCTCAAAGGCATGGTGAAACCGCTTATGGCCACTGCAGTGGTTTTAATGGCCGTGGTTCTGTCGATGGTTCAGAAGCTTGGGTTGGCTACGGAAATGGGCTATTCCATTGCTAGGGCTTTTATTCAGTTGTCTGTGATCGGATTCGTGCTTCAGTTCATTTTCAATCAGAAGAACGGTAGTTGGATTATCGCCGCTTACTTGTTCATG GTTTCTGTTGCTGGTTACACTGCAGGCCATAGTTTGGCTGTGGCGTCGTACTCCGACACAGGCTCTTCTG GAGAGAAATGTGCAAGGAACCAGAATTTTTGGAACAAGTCCATTACTTGTGATTCATTCTCCTCTTCCCATCCAAACAATAGGAACATTTTGAAGGAAGTGg GGTCAGGCTTTGAAGTAGAACAGAACAGGAATTGGGTTCTCCCTACAAACTGCAGTACATTTGCAGAGGTCTTCTATACATCTCCATT TGGCTTTGGACTTTTGTGCCTTGTGTTAATtcactctttcttctttctttatttatttttcttcttttccaggAATCTGGTTTCAATGCAAAGAGCAGCCGTAGCAGAAAGTAGAGCAGATGTATGGATTCAGTTTGAGGAGGGAGAATTACAGCAGAGGCCAAGCTCTGCAGAAACCCATGCCACGTGGCAGATGATGCATTTATCTTGTTCTCCTCCTACCCACCTAACATACACCATAACCAGATCTTATACA CTCTTCCCTTGTGGTGATGATGCAAAAAGGGAGACCAAGCTGAGTATTCAATCAATGAATAGAGACTTCACTCCATACCAGTTTTTTGAGTTCCTTCCCATGAAGAACAGAAGGAGAATAACTTAG